A genomic window from Chlorobium phaeobacteroides DSM 266 includes:
- the istB gene encoding IS21-like element helper ATPase IstB: MERTITTIQEHARELNLTGLAGTVDLLLEEARKSEPSYSDFALTLLESELSCRRKAHLERRRKIANLPLLHDLDHYDSGVQNGISQVQLQQLRQLLWLDQNFNLILIGPSGTGKSYLAGGLCHEALKLGYHALFRTMDDLIQTIRFKEITAAAAREYKRLLSAHLLVIDDIMMFPLEKSVAVGLFQLVNQLHEQTSFIITTNKSPKEWAEMLGDEVLATALLDRLLYKCEVIKLTGKSYRLEHRTTIFEQQQSPEGGGNRRKKQLPLQKGVGNHCKMT, translated from the coding sequence ATGGAAAGAACCATTACCACCATACAGGAACACGCCCGAGAACTTAATCTCACCGGGCTGGCAGGAACCGTCGATCTCCTGCTCGAAGAAGCGCGCAAAAGCGAACCATCCTACAGTGATTTTGCGCTGACCCTGCTTGAAAGTGAACTCTCCTGCCGACGGAAAGCTCATCTTGAACGGCGCCGGAAAATAGCAAACCTTCCGTTGCTCCATGATCTTGATCATTATGACTCGGGAGTGCAAAACGGGATCAGCCAAGTCCAGCTCCAGCAGTTACGGCAACTGCTCTGGCTCGACCAGAACTTCAACCTGATCCTTATCGGGCCAAGCGGAACCGGCAAGAGCTATCTTGCTGGCGGGCTCTGCCATGAAGCGCTGAAACTCGGTTATCACGCACTGTTCCGCACCATGGATGACCTCATCCAGACTATCAGGTTCAAAGAGATTACAGCGGCGGCAGCAAGAGAGTACAAACGATTGTTGAGTGCGCATCTGCTGGTTATCGACGACATCATGATGTTCCCGCTGGAAAAAAGTGTTGCCGTCGGGCTGTTCCAGCTTGTCAACCAACTGCATGAACAGACATCATTCATCATTACCACCAATAAAAGCCCGAAAGAGTGGGCAGAGATGCTTGGCGACGAGGTTCTTGCGACGGCTCTGCTTGATCGGCTGCTCTACAAGTGCGAAGTCATTAAACTGACCGGCAAGAGCTACCGGCTCGAACACCGGACAACCATCTTCGAACAACAACAATCGCCGGAAGGAGGGGGCAATCGTAGAAAAAAGCAACTACCACTTCAAAAAGGAGTAGGAAATCATTGCAAAATGACGTAA
- a CDS encoding ferritin-like domain-containing protein encodes MIANFRNWLIFNFRLQKDYSTFAFLQWYVAEQHEEEHLFQTLLHKATIINTMDGRALFRFDEEVRKSVFRGSGQKHQGFGKY; translated from the coding sequence GTGATTGCTAATTTCCGAAATTGGCTGATTTTTAATTTCCGACTACAAAAGGATTATTCGACGTTTGCGTTTCTTCAGTGGTATGTGGCCGAACAGCATGAAGAGGAGCATTTGTTTCAGACGCTTCTTCATAAAGCAACGATTATCAATACCATGGATGGACGTGCACTGTTTCGTTTTGATGAAGAGGTCAGAAAATCAGTTTTTCGCGGTTCCGGTCAAAAGCATCAGGGATTTGGTAAATACTGA